From a single Nitrogeniibacter mangrovi genomic region:
- a CDS encoding DUF4149 domain-containing protein, whose protein sequence is MPAHRLNGVQRVLLALWVGGMWAIGYLAAPVLFASLDSRMQAGAIAGILFSRLAWFGLVSGVVILGLQWRAGAAGLTRVALWCVGLMLIITAVGQFGIQPIMAGLKAQVAPGAQMSGAVRADFGMWHGISSSLFLVCSLLGVVALWRTTPAR, encoded by the coding sequence ATGCCCGCCCATCGGCTCAACGGCGTCCAGCGTGTCCTGCTGGCGCTGTGGGTCGGCGGCATGTGGGCCATCGGATACCTCGCGGCGCCGGTACTGTTCGCGTCGCTGGACAGCCGCATGCAGGCCGGTGCCATTGCCGGCATCCTGTTTTCCCGGCTGGCGTGGTTCGGTCTGGTGTCCGGCGTGGTCATCCTCGGCCTGCAATGGCGCGCCGGTGCGGCCGGCCTGACGCGGGTGGCGCTGTGGTGCGTGGGCCTGATGCTGATCATCACCGCCGTGGGGCAGTTCGGCATCCAGCCGATCATGGCGGGCTTGAAGGCGCAGGTGGCACCGGGGGCGCAGATGAGTGGGGCCGTGCGTGCCGATTTCGGCATGTGGCACGGCATTTCCAGCAGTCTGTTCCTGGTGTGCAGCCTGCTGGGTGTGGTCGCGCTCTGGCGCACGACGCCGGCGCGCTGA
- the yhbY gene encoding ribosome assembly RNA-binding protein YhbY encodes MTELTSVQRRALRAQAHHLNPVVSVAGNGLSPAVVAEIDANLKAHELIKVRVYGEDRHQRDALMGEICEQTGAASVQHIGNILVLYREAPPTAPKPAKPAPRRTSTGKPMTAKRANR; translated from the coding sequence ATGACCGAACTGACCAGCGTCCAGCGCCGCGCCCTGCGCGCCCAGGCGCATCACCTGAACCCGGTGGTGAGCGTCGCGGGCAATGGCCTCTCGCCCGCCGTCGTCGCCGAAATCGACGCCAACCTCAAGGCGCATGAACTCATCAAGGTCCGCGTCTATGGTGAGGATCGCCATCAGCGCGACGCCCTCATGGGCGAGATCTGCGAACAGACCGGTGCCGCCTCGGTCCAGCACATCGGCAATATCCTGGTCCTCTATCGCGAGGCACCGCCGACCGCCCCCAAGCCCGCCAAGCCCGCGCCGCGACGCACCTCCACCGGCAAACCGATGACGGCCAAACGCGCCAACCGCTGA
- the greA gene encoding transcription elongation factor GreA → MNKIPLTVAGAEQLRTELHRLKTVERPSVIEAIAEARSHGDLSENAEYDAAKERQGFIEGRIKEVEGTLSNAQIIDPKLLDADGRCVFGATVDLEDVDSGDAVTYQIVGEDEANIKQGKISVSSPVARALIGKYAGDVAEVQAPGGVREYEIVDVRYE, encoded by the coding sequence ATGAACAAGATTCCATTGACCGTCGCAGGTGCCGAGCAGCTGCGCACGGAACTCCATCGACTCAAGACCGTGGAACGGCCCAGCGTGATCGAGGCCATCGCCGAGGCGCGCAGCCACGGTGACCTGTCCGAGAACGCTGAATACGATGCCGCCAAGGAGCGCCAGGGCTTCATCGAAGGGCGTATCAAGGAGGTCGAAGGCACGCTCTCCAATGCGCAGATCATCGACCCGAAGCTGCTCGATGCCGACGGCCGCTGCGTGTTCGGCGCCACCGTCGACCTGGAGGACGTGGACAGCGGTGATGCCGTGACCTACCAGATCGTCGGCGAGGACGAAGCCAACATCAAGCAGGGCAAGATCTCCGTCAGCTCGCCGGTCGCCCGGGCGCTGATCGGCAAGTACGCAGGCGACGTGGCCGAGGTGCAGGCCCCGGGCGGCGTGCGCGAATACGAAATCGTCGACGTCCGCTACGAGTGA